One genomic segment of Rhizorhabdus phycosphaerae includes these proteins:
- a CDS encoding alanine/glycine:cation symporter family protein codes for MESFNRIVDALTGAVFFKIPLLGTQIELVVLYLAVPMLFFTVWLGFPNIRCIGHAFRILRNQPREGEAKGDVSQFAALTTALAGTIGLGNIAGVAVALTMGGPGAIFWMFAIGWFAMTVKMAEVTLGLKYRVTDEYGYVHGGPMYVLKAVLGRRGLPRLGVILGGFYAFFALFGAIPMVQVNQSFAQVSVVTGFTNGWIYGIGLAFAVALVTLGGAHWLGEVSKRLTPLKVGVYLAGILAILVLHADAIPAALAAIWRGAWGFDAAAGGAVGAFVAGMRRAVFASEAGVGSAVMAHSLARTEHPVSEGMVALLEPLLGTMIVCGIGGLAMVVAGTWTDPNLKGIEITSAAFAHVSSWFPLLLAIVVVLFAYSTLVAWGFYGLQAWGYLFGHGPKAQWSYKILYIVALPPAAVIDLGRVIDIIDSSFFLMAIPNVLALFLCAGELRRDVRAYREQAGV; via the coding sequence ATGGAGAGTTTCAATCGCATCGTCGACGCGCTGACCGGCGCGGTCTTCTTCAAGATTCCGTTGCTGGGCACCCAGATCGAGCTCGTCGTGCTCTATCTGGCGGTGCCGATGCTGTTCTTCACGGTCTGGCTGGGATTTCCGAACATACGCTGCATCGGGCATGCGTTTCGTATCCTGCGCAACCAGCCGCGCGAAGGCGAGGCGAAGGGCGATGTCAGCCAGTTCGCCGCCTTGACGACGGCGCTCGCCGGAACGATCGGCCTGGGCAATATCGCAGGCGTTGCGGTCGCGCTGACGATGGGCGGGCCGGGTGCGATCTTCTGGATGTTCGCGATCGGCTGGTTCGCGATGACGGTGAAGATGGCCGAGGTTACGCTGGGCCTGAAATACCGCGTCACCGACGAATATGGCTATGTCCATGGCGGCCCGATGTATGTGCTGAAGGCGGTGCTCGGACGACGCGGGCTGCCGCGACTGGGTGTCATCCTCGGTGGGTTTTATGCCTTCTTCGCGCTGTTCGGAGCCATACCGATGGTGCAGGTCAACCAGAGCTTCGCGCAGGTCAGCGTCGTCACCGGCTTTACCAATGGCTGGATCTACGGGATCGGCCTGGCCTTCGCGGTCGCGCTGGTGACTCTCGGCGGGGCGCATTGGCTGGGCGAGGTGTCGAAGCGGCTGACGCCGTTGAAGGTCGGGGTCTATCTGGCGGGCATCCTCGCCATCCTCGTGCTGCATGCCGATGCGATCCCGGCGGCGCTCGCCGCGATCTGGCGTGGAGCCTGGGGCTTCGATGCGGCGGCTGGCGGCGCGGTGGGGGCCTTCGTGGCGGGCATGCGCCGGGCCGTGTTCGCCAGCGAAGCAGGCGTCGGATCGGCGGTGATGGCACACAGCCTCGCGCGGACCGAGCATCCGGTCTCGGAGGGCATGGTGGCACTGCTGGAGCCGTTGCTGGGCACGATGATCGTATGCGGCATCGGCGGGCTGGCGATGGTCGTGGCGGGCACGTGGACCGATCCAAATTTGAAGGGGATCGAGATCACCAGCGCGGCGTTCGCGCATGTTTCCAGCTGGTTCCCGCTGCTGCTCGCGATCGTGGTCGTGCTGTTTGCCTATTCGACGCTTGTCGCCTGGGGTTTCTATGGCCTTCAGGCCTGGGGCTATCTGTTCGGCCATGGGCCGAAGGCGCAGTGGAGCTACAAGATCCTTTACATCGTGGCCCTGCCACCGGCGGCGGTGATCGATCTGGGCCGGGTGATCGACATCATCGACAGCAGCTTCTTCCTGATGGCGATCCCCAATGTGCTCGCGCTGTTCCTGTGCGCGGGCGAACTGCGCCGCGACGTCAGGGCCTATCGCGAACAGGCCGGCGTCTGA
- the modB gene encoding molybdate ABC transporter permease subunit: MALVLLTTIELALVTTIWLLLLATPLAWWLARSRHWAREVVGAITALPLVLPPTVIGFYILIALGPDSPLMALLHPFGIRTLAFTFSGLVIGSIFYSLPFAVQPLRTAFEAIGDRPLELAATMGAGPWDRFVHVALPLARRGFLSAAILVFAHTVGEFGVVLMIGGNIPGRTEVLSTRIFQLVESLQFGEAHRIAAWLVAFSFAALLALLLVDRRIGTPRP, translated from the coding sequence ATGGCGCTCGTTCTCCTGACGACGATCGAACTGGCTCTGGTCACGACCATCTGGCTGCTGCTGCTGGCGACGCCGCTGGCCTGGTGGCTCGCCCGGTCGCGGCATTGGGCCAGAGAGGTGGTCGGCGCGATCACCGCCCTTCCCCTCGTGCTGCCACCGACCGTGATCGGCTTCTACATTCTCATCGCGCTCGGCCCCGACAGTCCCCTGATGGCGCTGCTTCATCCCTTCGGGATAAGGACACTCGCTTTCACCTTCAGCGGACTGGTGATCGGCTCGATCTTCTATTCTCTACCCTTCGCCGTTCAACCGCTGCGCACCGCCTTCGAGGCCATAGGCGACCGGCCGCTTGAGCTCGCCGCAACCATGGGTGCGGGCCCTTGGGACCGCTTCGTCCATGTGGCGCTCCCGCTGGCCCGTCGCGGCTTCCTGTCGGCCGCGATCCTTGTCTTCGCCCATACCGTCGGCGAGTTCGGCGTGGTGCTGATGATCGGCGGCAACATACCCGGTCGGACCGAAGTCCTCTCCACTCGCATCTTCCAGCTCGTAGAAAGCCTGCAATTCGGCGAGGCGCATCGGATCGCCGCCTGGCTGGTTGCCTTCTCCTTCGCCGCATTGCTGGCGCTGCTGCTGGTCGACCGGCGGATTGGGACACCCCGTCCGTGA
- the modA gene encoding molybdate ABC transporter substrate-binding protein encodes MTLRYRLYLGLMLLFTCAASSAFAAETSVAVAANFTEPAKEIAAAFAKATGHKAQLVFGPSGAFYTQISHGAPFELFLSADAERPVKIEQEGLGVPATRFTYAVGRLALFSTTPRLVDKAGAVLRTGRFEKIAIADPVSAPYGLAALETMRALGVEARLKPRIVTGTSIAQAYQFTSTGAAELGFVALSQIIDVKGGSRWIVPASLHKPIEQQAILLKTGAANPAARAFLKFLKSDAALRIIRRYGYAAR; translated from the coding sequence ATGACCTTGCGCTATCGCCTGTATCTGGGCCTCATGCTGCTCTTCACCTGCGCCGCATCATCGGCCTTCGCCGCCGAAACCTCGGTCGCCGTCGCCGCCAATTTCACTGAGCCTGCCAAGGAGATCGCAGCCGCCTTCGCGAAGGCGACCGGCCATAAGGCACAGCTCGTCTTCGGCCCGTCGGGCGCCTTCTATACGCAGATCAGCCACGGTGCGCCGTTCGAGCTGTTCCTGTCGGCCGACGCCGAACGCCCCGTAAAGATCGAGCAGGAAGGGCTGGGCGTCCCCGCTACGCGTTTCACCTATGCCGTGGGCCGGCTCGCGCTCTTTTCGACGACGCCGCGGCTTGTGGACAAGGCGGGCGCTGTACTCAGGACCGGGCGCTTCGAGAAGATTGCCATCGCCGATCCTGTCAGCGCACCTTACGGCCTGGCAGCGCTGGAAACGATGCGAGCACTTGGTGTCGAAGCAAGACTCAAGCCGCGCATCGTCACGGGCACGTCTATAGCCCAGGCCTATCAGTTCACCTCCACCGGCGCCGCAGAGCTGGGTTTCGTGGCACTGTCGCAGATCATCGACGTGAAGGGGGGATCGCGCTGGATCGTCCCTGCCAGCCTGCACAAGCCGATCGAGCAACAGGCCATCCTGTTGAAGACCGGTGCGGCCAACCCTGCGGCCCGCGCTTTTCTGAAGTTCCTGAAGAGCGACGCCGCGCTGCGCATCATCCGCCGCTACGGCTATGCAGCGCGCTGA
- a CDS encoding RBBP9/YdeN family alpha/beta hydrolase, giving the protein MSSERPLCLIVPGLDNSGPDHWQTLWQARRDDCRRVDLGCWSEPDRRIWTERLDAAVAMTDGPLVLVAHSLGCLTIAWWAQAFETASLGRVKGALLVAPPDVDAPDAHPLVRRFSPAPVRQLPFPSILVASRNDRYATFDRLEWLARAWGSRFVDAGHCGHINAQSDLGYWPDGEVLLEELIAGDHDAVEVRAGKSEASNDRNDRARTWQ; this is encoded by the coding sequence ATGAGCAGTGAGCGGCCGCTGTGCCTGATCGTGCCGGGCTTGGACAATTCGGGGCCAGACCATTGGCAGACGCTGTGGCAGGCGCGGCGGGACGATTGCCGCCGGGTCGATCTCGGCTGCTGGTCGGAGCCGGACAGGCGGATCTGGACCGAGCGGCTGGACGCGGCCGTGGCGATGACGGATGGACCGCTGGTGCTGGTCGCACACAGCCTCGGCTGCCTGACGATCGCCTGGTGGGCACAGGCGTTCGAGACGGCGAGCCTCGGCCGGGTCAAGGGCGCGCTGCTGGTCGCGCCTCCCGACGTCGATGCGCCCGACGCCCATCCGCTGGTTCGCCGATTCTCACCGGCGCCGGTGCGGCAGCTGCCCTTTCCGTCGATTCTCGTTGCGAGCCGCAACGACCGGTACGCGACTTTCGACCGGCTCGAGTGGCTGGCCCGGGCCTGGGGCAGTCGCTTCGTAGATGCGGGTCATTGCGGGCACATCAATGCGCAGTCGGACCTGGGATATTGGCCGGATGGCGAAGTCCTGCTGGAAGAACTGATTGCTGGCGATCATGACGCCGTCGAGGTTCGGGCGGGAAAGTCGGAGGCTTCGAACGATCGCAATGACCGGGCGCGGACTTGGCAATGA
- a CDS encoding threonine synthase, translating into MERNSNLTQARPSFVSHLECSLTGERYPAGELHGLSAAGRPLLVRYDLQAMRKALSRNDIEARPTDLWRWREMLPVRRSEDIVSLGEIETPLVDLPRSAGASVLVKDEGRLPTGSFKARGLVMAVSMAKALGVTRIAMPTNGNAGAALAAYATRCGIETLVFCPEDTPEINVREIAMQGARVWRVNGLIDDCGAIVGEGARQGRWFDFSTLKEPYRIEGKKTMGLELAAQLGWELPDAIFYPTGGGTGLIGMWKAFDELEALGWIGSHRPKMFAVQAAGCAPIVKAFDDGVEHADRWEDAHTVAAGIRVPRAVGDFLILRAVRASGGRAVAVEDPDILQAVDDAARKDGMLLCPEGGATLAAYRLAIAEGWVSETDKSILFNCSTGLKYPMPAAPQTLDRNERIDFDSL; encoded by the coding sequence ATGGAGAGAAACTCGAACCTGACTCAAGCTCGACCGAGTTTCGTCAGCCATCTCGAATGTTCGCTGACCGGTGAGCGTTATCCAGCGGGTGAGCTGCATGGTCTCTCGGCGGCGGGCCGCCCGCTTCTCGTCCGCTATGACCTCCAAGCCATGCGCAAGGCGCTGTCTCGCAACGACATTGAAGCCCGCCCAACTGATCTATGGCGGTGGCGCGAAATGCTGCCGGTACGCCGCAGCGAGGACATCGTCAGTCTCGGCGAGATCGAAACCCCGCTCGTCGATCTTCCACGATCGGCTGGAGCTTCCGTTCTCGTGAAGGACGAAGGCCGCCTCCCGACCGGTTCTTTCAAGGCACGCGGTCTGGTGATGGCGGTGTCGATGGCGAAGGCGCTCGGAGTTACCCGCATCGCGATGCCGACCAACGGCAATGCCGGCGCCGCACTCGCTGCTTACGCGACCCGTTGCGGGATCGAGACGCTCGTCTTCTGTCCGGAGGATACGCCCGAGATCAACGTGCGCGAGATTGCGATGCAGGGTGCTCGCGTCTGGCGCGTCAATGGCCTGATCGACGATTGTGGCGCGATCGTCGGCGAAGGCGCGCGCCAAGGCCGCTGGTTCGATTTCTCCACCCTCAAGGAGCCCTACCGGATCGAAGGCAAGAAGACGATGGGCCTCGAACTGGCCGCGCAACTCGGCTGGGAACTGCCCGATGCGATCTTCTACCCGACCGGAGGAGGAACGGGCCTGATCGGCATGTGGAAGGCATTTGACGAACTTGAGGCACTTGGCTGGATCGGGTCGCATCGCCCGAAGATGTTCGCGGTGCAGGCGGCCGGGTGCGCGCCGATCGTCAAGGCGTTCGACGACGGGGTGGAGCATGCCGACCGCTGGGAAGACGCCCATACCGTCGCGGCCGGCATCCGCGTCCCGCGCGCTGTCGGCGATTTCCTGATCCTTCGCGCCGTACGCGCGAGCGGGGGCCGAGCTGTCGCCGTCGAAGATCCCGACATTCTGCAGGCCGTTGACGACGCCGCCCGGAAGGATGGAATGCTCCTCTGTCCGGAAGGCGGAGCAACGCTCGCCGCCTATCGACTGGCGATTGCCGAGGGATGGGTGTCGGAAACAGACAAGTCGATCCTGTTCAACTGCTCGACGGGCCTCAAATATCCGATGCCCGCCGCTCCCCAGACGCTCGACCGGAACGAGCGGATCGACTTCGACTCGCTCTGA
- a CDS encoding ATP-binding cassette domain-containing protein: MTIVIRLQGKRDARFRLEVDVEIPSTGVTALLGPSGSGKTSLLRALAGLDRHPGTIRFGADIWQDERQFVPAERRRVGYVFQGEGLLPHLSVARNLLFAERRAPPGPFERDEIIRQTGIGSLLEAMPRNLSGGEAQRAAIARALLGQPRLLLMDEPLSALDSPARAAMLSWLGDTLPDLGLPVVYVTHDEGEAQRLASTTLILRNGRLASV, translated from the coding sequence GTGACCATCGTGATCCGGTTGCAAGGAAAGCGTGACGCACGCTTCCGGCTCGAGGTCGACGTCGAGATCCCCTCGACCGGCGTCACCGCGCTGCTTGGTCCGTCGGGCTCGGGCAAGACCAGCCTGTTGCGCGCGCTGGCGGGGCTCGATCGCCATCCCGGCACCATTCGCTTCGGTGCGGATATCTGGCAGGATGAACGGCAATTCGTACCGGCCGAAAGACGGCGCGTCGGCTATGTCTTTCAGGGCGAAGGGCTGCTTCCCCACCTTTCGGTCGCTCGTAATCTCCTTTTTGCCGAACGCCGCGCGCCGCCTGGCCCCTTCGAACGGGACGAGATCATCCGCCAAACCGGCATCGGCTCATTGCTCGAAGCGATGCCGCGCAATCTGTCGGGCGGTGAAGCACAGCGCGCCGCCATCGCTCGCGCGCTGCTCGGCCAGCCTCGCCTGCTGTTGATGGACGAGCCCTTGTCCGCGCTGGACTCCCCGGCACGCGCTGCGATGCTCAGCTGGCTTGGGGACACGCTGCCAGACCTTGGCCTGCCGGTCGTCTACGTCACGCATGACGAGGGGGAGGCCCAGCGGCTGGCTTCGACAACACTGATCCTGCGAAACGGCCGCCTGGCCAGCGTCTGA
- a CDS encoding GntR family transcriptional regulator codes for MASKASDRDEENGASLVSHVVDSIVDGVMAGRYAPGQRLIAADLAEEYNVSRAPVREALHMLAGEGVVELIANRGARIRRLSVKDRIDFLEFTEALCVLGVRLTAGKVGDPEIRDAVIAAFQPIEDNAVRRSARDFVDSLYRYHIELNRLSGNRYVEFFYSRPYMRFFTTLLSELAPGDHWDQYLINYRLIHDTILTGDAHSAVVTFSSHIRWVLRNMREALAADEG; via the coding sequence ATGGCCAGCAAAGCATCCGACCGCGACGAGGAAAACGGCGCGTCCCTCGTTTCCCATGTGGTTGATTCCATTGTCGATGGCGTGATGGCCGGACGCTACGCGCCGGGGCAGCGCCTGATTGCGGCGGACCTGGCTGAGGAATATAATGTGAGCCGCGCCCCCGTCCGCGAGGCACTGCACATGCTCGCGGGCGAGGGTGTGGTCGAGCTGATCGCCAATCGTGGCGCGCGGATCCGGCGCCTGTCGGTCAAGGACAGGATCGACTTTCTGGAGTTCACCGAGGCGCTGTGCGTACTGGGCGTGCGGCTGACTGCCGGCAAGGTCGGCGATCCGGAGATACGCGACGCCGTGATCGCGGCGTTCCAGCCGATCGAGGACAATGCGGTGCGCCGCAGCGCGCGCGACTTCGTCGACTCGCTATACCGCTATCATATCGAGCTCAACCGGCTGTCGGGGAACCGCTATGTCGAGTTCTTCTACAGCCGGCCCTATATGCGCTTCTTCACGACACTGTTGTCCGAACTCGCGCCGGGCGATCATTGGGATCAGTATCTGATCAACTATCGGTTGATCCACGACACCATCCTGACCGGCGACGCCCATTCGGCCGTGGTCACATTCTCCAGCCACATACGCTGGGTGCTGCGGAACATGCGCGAGGCACTGGCTGCCGACGAGGGGTGA
- a CDS encoding gamma-glutamyltransferase family protein, giving the protein MDRRLFLASLPAAAVAAPSIARAAAAQPSSPRWREGEDRFERGDVHAGDRPIGASFASRTAAYGMSGAAGTAHPLATQAGIAILRKGGSAVDAAIAINACLGFLEPTSCGIGGDCYAMLWDPKAKAVMGLAGSGASPRALSLETARARAVNGALPPLGAVTVSVPGTVDAWAQMHQRYGRLKWAELFEPAIDLATNGAPVPDIIAYYIRRALVNFRKPGNGIEETDNALRTWSMGGNGPQTGSIFRNPDLARTYRMIADGGRDAFYKGDIAKTIDAYFRRIGGWLRAEDLAAHKGEWITPHKTDYRGVGVHALGANTQGIATLQMLNILENFDMDGAGFQSALSIHLQAEAKRLAYEDRARYYADPNFSKIPIEWLISKDYAAQRARLIRPDRINPDVRPGQAPSRGDTTYFTCADKDGMMVSMIQSNFRGMGSGLVADGLGFMFQDRGQLFSLKDGHPNIYAPGKRPFQTIIPGFATRGDAPWMSFGVMGGDMQPQGQTQIIVNRRDYGLDVQAAGDSPRWHHEGSSQSMGEDSPGLPATGLLRLENGVPAATRDGLRSRGWTLGESDAAFGRYQAVEHRMDGQERVYAAASEMRADGCALAY; this is encoded by the coding sequence ATGGACCGCCGCCTGTTCCTCGCCTCGCTGCCGGCTGCGGCAGTCGCTGCGCCTTCGATTGCCCGCGCAGCGGCCGCCCAGCCCTCTTCTCCGCGCTGGCGCGAAGGAGAAGACCGCTTCGAGCGTGGGGACGTCCATGCAGGCGACAGGCCGATAGGGGCAAGCTTCGCCAGCCGCACCGCCGCCTATGGCATGTCGGGCGCCGCAGGAACCGCCCATCCGCTCGCGACCCAGGCCGGCATCGCCATCCTGCGCAAGGGCGGTTCGGCCGTCGACGCGGCCATCGCGATCAATGCCTGTCTCGGCTTTCTCGAACCGACCTCCTGCGGCATCGGCGGCGATTGCTATGCAATGCTCTGGGACCCGAAGGCCAAGGCCGTCATGGGGCTGGCGGGCTCGGGCGCTTCGCCCCGCGCGCTTTCTCTGGAAACCGCTCGCGCCCGGGCGGTTAACGGCGCGCTGCCGCCACTCGGCGCGGTCACCGTGTCGGTGCCGGGCACGGTCGACGCCTGGGCGCAGATGCACCAGCGCTATGGCCGCCTGAAATGGGCCGAACTGTTCGAGCCTGCGATCGATCTGGCGACCAACGGAGCCCCCGTCCCCGACATCATCGCTTATTATATCCGCCGCGCCCTCGTGAACTTCCGCAAGCCGGGCAATGGTATCGAGGAGACCGACAACGCCTTGCGGACCTGGTCGATGGGCGGCAACGGGCCGCAGACCGGCAGCATCTTCCGCAACCCCGATCTCGCCCGCACCTACAGGATGATCGCCGACGGCGGCCGCGACGCCTTTTACAAAGGCGATATCGCGAAGACGATTGACGCCTATTTCCGGCGGATCGGCGGCTGGCTGCGTGCCGAGGACCTCGCCGCGCACAAGGGCGAATGGATCACCCCGCACAAGACCGACTATCGCGGCGTCGGGGTCCATGCGCTCGGCGCGAACACGCAAGGCATCGCAACGCTGCAGATGCTCAACATCCTCGAAAATTTCGACATGGATGGCGCCGGCTTCCAGTCCGCGCTGTCCATCCACCTCCAGGCCGAAGCCAAGCGCCTCGCCTATGAGGATCGCGCCCGCTATTATGCCGATCCGAACTTCTCGAAGATCCCGATCGAGTGGTTGATCTCCAAGGACTACGCCGCGCAGCGCGCCCGCCTGATCCGCCCCGACCGCATCAATCCGGACGTCCGGCCGGGCCAGGCGCCCTCACGCGGCGACACCACCTACTTCACCTGCGCCGACAAGGACGGGATGATGGTGTCGATGATCCAGTCCAACTTCCGGGGCATGGGATCGGGCCTCGTTGCCGATGGGCTCGGCTTCATGTTCCAGGATCGGGGCCAGCTCTTCTCGTTGAAGGATGGCCATCCCAACATCTATGCGCCGGGTAAGCGCCCCTTCCAGACGATCATCCCCGGTTTCGCGACACGCGGCGACGCCCCCTGGATGAGCTTCGGCGTCATGGGTGGCGACATGCAGCCACAGGGCCAGACCCAGATCATCGTCAACCGTCGCGACTATGGGCTCGATGTCCAGGCGGCGGGAGACAGCCCGCGCTGGCATCATGAGGGTTCGTCGCAGTCGATGGGCGAGGATTCGCCCGGCCTCCCGGCAACCGGCCTGCTGCGCCTCGAAAACGGCGTCCCGGCCGCGACCCGCGATGGGCTCCGGTCGCGCGGCTGGACGCTCGGCGAATCCGACGCCGCCTTCGGCCGCTATCAGGCGGTCGAGCACCGCATGGACGGGCAGGAGCGCGTCTATGCGGCCGCGAGCGAGATGCGCGCCGACGGCTGCGCCCTCGCCTATTAA
- a CDS encoding winged helix-turn-helix domain-containing protein — protein MVPRLGPLKLKAQLYAGDEPAIGPGKAALLEAIEREGSISAAGRALGMSYRRTWLLVDSLNRCWQERVVDTTPGGGREKGARVTEFGHRILHAYRTLERSLLDAAESDAFRELAGLMRNEPLPPAH, from the coding sequence ATGGTACCGCGTCTCGGCCCCCTGAAACTCAAGGCTCAGCTATACGCGGGTGACGAGCCGGCGATCGGCCCTGGCAAGGCGGCCCTCCTCGAGGCGATCGAGCGCGAGGGCTCGATCTCGGCGGCCGGCAGGGCACTGGGCATGAGCTACCGGCGGACCTGGCTTCTCGTCGACAGCCTGAACCGCTGCTGGCAGGAACGGGTCGTCGATACCACGCCCGGTGGTGGCCGCGAGAAAGGCGCTCGGGTGACGGAGTTCGGTCATCGCATTCTGCACGCCTATCGCACGCTCGAACGCAGCCTTCTCGATGCAGCGGAGAGCGACGCCTTCCGGGAACTTGCAGGGCTGATGCGGAACGAGCCGCTTCCCCCAGCGCACTGA
- the epsC gene encoding serine O-acetyltransferase EpsC encodes MTNPIDDSLDAPPGHYWDIDRITSELRVARDDWRGAHRRNAELGSVGFPSRHVLDKIMSALCGALFPLRLGPSFVRLENEEAYVAETLQTALSRLYGQIRLELGYSRDGEGMHRVDAEAGRIIGHFAQALPTLRRLLDKDIEAAYAGDPAARSVDEVLICYPCVIAIVHHRLAHLLHRLGAPLVARIISEIANSRTGIDIHPGATIGESFFIDHGTGVVIGETTVIGDRVRLYQAVTLGARSFPADEDGAIKRGQPRHPVVEDDVVIYAGATILGRVTIGAGSTIGGNVWLTSSVPPGSVVHQARADRDAGERPALLTGAADEQ; translated from the coding sequence ATGACGAACCCTATCGATGACAGCCTGGACGCGCCGCCCGGGCATTATTGGGACATAGACCGCATAACCTCCGAATTGCGCGTCGCGCGCGACGACTGGCGGGGCGCACATCGGCGGAACGCCGAACTGGGCTCAGTCGGCTTTCCCTCGCGTCACGTGCTGGACAAGATCATGTCGGCGCTGTGCGGCGCGCTGTTTCCGTTGCGCCTCGGACCCAGCTTTGTCCGGCTGGAAAATGAAGAGGCTTATGTCGCCGAGACGCTGCAGACCGCGCTGAGCCGGCTTTATGGCCAGATCCGCCTCGAGCTGGGCTATTCACGCGACGGCGAGGGGATGCACCGCGTCGATGCCGAAGCCGGGCGCATCATCGGTCATTTTGCCCAAGCCCTTCCGACGCTCAGGCGTCTCTTGGACAAGGATATCGAAGCGGCTTATGCGGGCGACCCGGCGGCGCGCAGCGTCGACGAGGTGCTGATCTGCTATCCCTGCGTGATCGCCATCGTCCACCACAGGCTGGCCCATCTGCTGCATCGGCTCGGGGCACCGCTGGTGGCGCGGATCATCTCGGAAATCGCTAATTCGCGGACCGGGATCGACATCCATCCGGGAGCGACGATCGGCGAGTCCTTCTTCATCGACCATGGCACTGGCGTGGTGATCGGCGAGACTACGGTGATCGGTGACCGCGTCCGCCTGTACCAGGCGGTGACGCTCGGTGCGCGGAGCTTCCCGGCCGACGAGGATGGGGCGATCAAGCGCGGGCAACCGCGGCATCCGGTCGTCGAGGATGACGTCGTCATCTATGCCGGGGCGACGATATTGGGCCGGGTGACGATCGGTGCAGGTTCGACGATCGGCGGCAATGTATGGCTGACCTCGAGCGTGCCGCCCGGCAGCGTGGTGCATCAGGCGCGCGCCGATCGCGATGCCGGCGAGCGGCCGGCTCTTCTGACGGGAGCCGCCGATGAGCAGTGA